The genomic segment AAACTAGCAGGTGGGGGAACTAGTGATGCAGACCTTGATGCGACAAATCTTTCTGCAAAACTAAATGATGAAGATTGTATTGTGATTTGTAAAAAGGGTGAGGTAAACAAAACACAAACGCCCCTGAATACTACTCTAAAGAGCAATTCTAACGATTCTGCGACTTCAAACTCGGGTAGCACTGAAAAGGGCGCTATTATTAACATAAACACTGCTAGCAAAGAAGAACTAAAGACTCTTACAGGAATAGGGGATGCTAAAGCTGATGTTATAATCGAATATAGGCAGCAAAATGGAGGATTTAAGTCTGTAGAAGAGATAACAAAAGTGGGCGGTATTGGAGAAAAGACCTTAAGCAAATTTATAGATAAGATAGACATAAAGTAATTAAATCATCTCCTGGGTCGCTGAAATGTCGTTAAACTAATAAAGTT from the Clostridium sp. CM027 genome contains:
- a CDS encoding helix-hairpin-helix domain-containing protein is translated as MKNKEKIIGSIVILCISIAFIIAGYKLSSPKGNVNASDYKDIFVETDKTSEKKDAEGVIAAGSNKVEGSNAKVEGSNAKVEGSNAKVEGSNAKVEDSNIKVDIKGAVKDPGVYDIKKGSRVTDLIKLAGGGTSDADLDATNLSAKLNDEDCIVICKKGEVNKTQTPLNTTLKSNSNDSATSNSGSTEKGAIININTASKEELKTLTGIGDAKADVIIEYRQQNGGFKSVEEITKVGGIGEKTLSKFIDKIDIK